CGCGTCGGCCATCGCGTCGCTCACTTCTCTCTCGGCCTTCGCGACGTCGCGCGCCTTCATCGCCGCGCGGATTGCCTCGACCTCGCTCGCGAAGCCGCTCTTCGCGAGCATGTTGCCGTAGAAGGGCAGGTTCGCGTAGCGCGCCAGCATGCGCTTGGCCTCGGCACGGCACGCAGCCGGGTCGTCGCCGAGGTAGCAGGTCGTGAAGTGGCAGACCTCGTAGGTCGCGAAGTCCCGTCCGCCCTTCCCGGCGCCGCGCCGGAGCCACGGCAGCGCCTTGGCGTACCGGGCGACGGGGAAGAGGTTGAAGATGACGCCATCGGCGCACTCGCCGGCGAGCTCGACCATCTTGGGCGCGAGCGCCGCGGCGAGGATGCGCGGCGGCGTCTCGGGACGCGGCTGGTACGGTCCCTTCGCCCAACCCGTCCGCAGCGTCTCGATCACCGCGCGCGTCTTCGCGAGCGGATCGCCCATGTCGATGCCGAGCGACGCGTTCACGGGCCGGTGGCCGACGCCGAGCCCGAGGAGCAGCCGTCCCTTCGAGAAGGCCTGCACGGCGGCGGCCTGCTGCGCGAGCAGGCTCGGGTGGCGGAGGTAGATGTTCGTGATCGCGGTCCCCACCTTGAGGCGCTCCGTCGCCGCGGCGATCGCCTGTGCGTAGGCGAGCGAGTCGTTGAACGATTCCGGGACCAGGACCGCCTCGAAACCGAGAGC
This is a stretch of genomic DNA from Candidatus Eisenbacteria bacterium. It encodes these proteins:
- a CDS encoding LLM class flavin-dependent oxidoreductase, translating into MSRIALAFSPLRDAQPGDILDWSRRAEALGFEAVLVPESFNDSLAYAQAIAAATERLKVGTAITNIYLRHPSLLAQQAAAVQAFSKGRLLLGLGVGHRPVNASLGIDMGDPLAKTRAVIETLRTGWAKGPYQPRPETPPRILAAALAPKMVELAGECADGVIFNLFPVARYAKALPWLRRGAGKGGRDFATYEVCHFTTCYLGDDPAACRAEAKRMLARYANLPFYGNMLAKSGFASEVEAIRAAMKARDVAKAEREVSDAMADATTLCGRPEACRERLAEYHRAGATLSIVFPNPVGESRAAASARAIEGLAPR